From Candidatus Kryptonium sp., the proteins below share one genomic window:
- a CDS encoding SDR family oxidoreductase, with product MNILVTGGAGFIGSHVVDAYIQLGHNVIVVDNLSTGSIENLNPKAKFYQIDIRDDKVEEVFKDEKIDIVNHHAAQMDVRKSVEDPIYDADVNIIGSLKLLQFSIKYGVQKFIFASTGGAVYGEQDYFPADEDHPTRPLSPYGVAKLTVEKYLYFYKEVHGLNYVILRYANIYGPRQNPHGEAGVVAIFTSKMLKGEQPIINGDGLQTRDYTYVGDVVRANVLALDYEKSDVFNIGTGLETDVNTLFYKLKSLTGATCDEIHGPAKPGEQRRSVISYQKIYKAMGWKPEISLDEGLKLTVEFFKNKFQTKQSD from the coding sequence ATGAACATACTTGTAACTGGCGGTGCTGGTTTCATCGGCTCACATGTTGTTGATGCCTATATACAACTTGGTCATAATGTTATAGTTGTTGATAATTTATCCACGGGTTCAATTGAAAACTTGAATCCTAAAGCGAAGTTTTATCAAATTGACATAAGGGACGACAAAGTTGAAGAGGTCTTTAAAGATGAAAAAATTGATATTGTAAATCATCACGCAGCGCAAATGGATGTTAGAAAATCCGTTGAAGATCCGATATACGACGCAGATGTAAATATAATTGGAAGTTTGAAACTTCTACAATTCAGCATTAAATATGGGGTGCAAAAATTTATCTTTGCATCAACTGGAGGAGCAGTTTACGGGGAGCAGGATTATTTCCCCGCTGATGAAGATCATCCGACAAGACCTCTATCTCCATATGGGGTAGCGAAACTGACTGTTGAAAAATATCTTTACTTTTATAAGGAGGTTCATGGATTAAACTATGTTATTTTGCGATATGCAAATATCTACGGACCAAGACAAAATCCACACGGCGAGGCCGGTGTAGTGGCTATTTTTACAAGCAAGATGCTGAAGGGAGAACAACCAATAATAAACGGCGATGGATTGCAAACTCGGGATTATACATATGTTGGTGATGTCGTAAGAGCAAATGTGTTGGCGCTTGATTATGAAAAATCTGATGTTTTCAATATCGGGACAGGTTTAGAGACAGATGTAAATACGCTTTTTTATAAGTTGAAAAGCTTGACAGGCGCAACTTGCGATGAAATTCACGGTCCAGCGAAACCAGGCGAACAAAGAAGAAGCGTTATAAGCTATCAAAAAATTTATAAAGCAATGGGTTGGAAACCAGAAATCTCCCTTGACGAAGGGTTAAAATTAACTGTTGAATTTTTCAAAAATAAATTTCAGACAAAGCAGAGTGATTGA
- the tsaD gene encoding tRNA (adenosine(37)-N6)-threonylcarbamoyltransferase complex transferase subunit TsaD has translation MIILGIETSCDETSAAVLKDGKLLSSIVSSQYFHSKYGGVVPELASRAHQKVIVKVVDEALKSASVKKEEIDGIAVTYGPGLIGSLLVGVSFAKAMAFGLGVPIVGVNHIEGHVFSTFLMNEHPNFPFIVLVVSGGHTMLILVEDFLNLKLLGQTRDDAAGEAFDKVAKLLGLGYPGGPLIDKLAREGDPNFVKFPKPIPSSKNKSSSEFVDENKYEFSFSGLKTAVLYYLKKNNFQELSGEEKNIFIKNVSASFQRSVVEALVEQTIKAAKDLNVKNIAIAGGVAANSELRETMKEKADSEGLKLYIPDLAYCTDNAAMIAFVGYIKLKNGIKHDFDLAPLPNLKI, from the coding sequence GTGATAATCCTTGGGATAGAAACATCTTGTGATGAAACATCGGCAGCTGTTTTGAAAGATGGTAAATTACTTTCAAGTATAGTTTCATCACAATATTTTCACTCAAAATATGGTGGTGTTGTTCCTGAACTTGCTTCAAGAGCTCATCAAAAAGTGATAGTGAAGGTTGTTGATGAAGCGTTAAAATCAGCAAGTGTAAAAAAAGAAGAGATTGACGGAATTGCTGTAACCTATGGACCTGGTTTAATTGGTTCTTTGCTTGTTGGTGTTAGCTTTGCAAAAGCAATGGCATTTGGGCTGGGCGTCCCAATTGTCGGAGTTAACCATATTGAAGGGCATGTGTTTTCTACATTTCTTATGAATGAACATCCTAATTTTCCTTTTATAGTTCTCGTTGTTTCGGGAGGACATACTATGCTTATACTCGTTGAGGATTTCTTAAACCTTAAGCTTCTTGGACAAACTCGTGATGATGCTGCAGGAGAAGCATTTGATAAGGTTGCAAAACTTCTTGGACTTGGTTACCCAGGTGGACCTCTTATAGATAAACTCGCACGGGAAGGAGATCCAAACTTTGTAAAGTTCCCAAAACCAATCCCATCTTCAAAAAATAAATCATCTTCTGAATTTGTTGATGAAAATAAGTATGAATTTAGCTTCAGTGGCTTGAAAACTGCAGTTCTTTACTATCTGAAGAAAAATAACTTTCAGGAACTTAGCGGGGAAGAAAAAAATATCTTCATAAAAAATGTTAGTGCAAGCTTCCAAAGATCTGTGGTTGAGGCTTTAGTTGAACAAACCATAAAAGCAGCGAAAGATCTGAATGTAAAAAACATAGCTATAGCAGGCGGAGTTGCGGCAAACTCTGAACTAAGAGAGACAATGAAGGAAAAAGCTGACAGCGAAGGATTGAAACTCTATATACCTGATCTTGCATATTGCACCGATAATGCAGCAATGATCGCATTCGTTGGTTATATCAAACTTAAGAATGGTATTAAACACGATTTTGACTTAGCCCCGCTTCCGAATTTGAAAATTTGA
- the mltG gene encoding endolytic transglycosylase MltG, producing the protein MDRSRKNKYNEIEKWRKKIDKIDVKIVRLLNKRARYADEIGKIKQELNLPIYSPERETQVIQNVIKHNYGPLSDTAIKRLYERIIDESRRLERESAEIRKMRKSQIINENLYASKMMFDVLKKTVILFVLFSIYLLNRQFFLVNSPATKFAMVEIPKNSSFKQAVDILDSEGILKSKFIFYYAGKILSLDKKVKAGKYIFPDNVPMALVMREITNPSYILSVSVTIPEGLTARRIAGLLKSKIGIDSTRFMKLVSDPSFAKQLGIDASHLEGYLMPDTYIFIWGDAEENVIAKMVSEFKKFYDDTLREREKAIGLNTHQVVTLASIVEGEARFEDEKPRIAGVYFNRLRRRMPLEADPTIQYIIPDGPRRLFYKDLKIQSPYNTYLNPGLPPGPVNNPSRSSILAVLYPEKNKFLYFVSDGSGRHIFSKTYEEHLKAVRRYRKILAERKNQEKIAGESK; encoded by the coding sequence ATGGATCGCTCAAGGAAAAACAAATACAATGAAATTGAGAAATGGCGTAAGAAAATTGATAAAATTGATGTTAAAATAGTTCGCTTGCTCAATAAAAGAGCAAGATATGCTGACGAGATTGGAAAAATAAAACAAGAATTAAATTTACCAATTTATTCACCAGAGCGGGAAACTCAAGTTATTCAAAATGTTATAAAACATAACTACGGACCTCTATCAGACACAGCAATCAAGAGATTATATGAAAGAATAATTGACGAATCCAGACGACTTGAAAGGGAATCGGCAGAGATAAGAAAAATGAGAAAATCTCAAATTATAAATGAAAATCTATACGCATCAAAAATGATGTTTGATGTTTTGAAAAAAACAGTTATACTGTTTGTTTTGTTTTCTATCTATTTGCTCAATCGCCAGTTTTTCCTTGTTAATTCGCCTGCAACGAAATTTGCTATGGTTGAGATACCCAAAAATTCATCGTTCAAGCAAGCAGTTGATATATTGGATTCTGAGGGGATTTTGAAAAGCAAATTTATTTTTTACTATGCTGGTAAAATTTTATCCTTGGATAAAAAAGTAAAAGCTGGGAAATATATTTTCCCTGATAATGTGCCAATGGCACTTGTTATGAGGGAAATAACAAATCCATCGTATATTTTATCTGTGAGCGTTACGATCCCAGAAGGACTGACCGCAAGAAGGATTGCCGGACTATTAAAATCTAAAATTGGGATTGACTCAACAAGATTTATGAAACTTGTAAGCGACCCAAGTTTTGCTAAACAGCTTGGAATAGACGCGAGTCATCTTGAAGGTTATCTTATGCCTGATACATATATCTTCATCTGGGGAGATGCTGAAGAGAATGTAATCGCAAAGATGGTTTCAGAATTTAAAAAATTTTACGATGATACCTTAAGGGAAAGGGAAAAAGCCATAGGATTAAACACCCATCAAGTTGTAACGCTTGCCTCAATAGTTGAAGGAGAAGCAAGATTTGAAGATGAAAAACCGCGAATCGCAGGCGTATATTTTAATCGTTTGAGAAGAAGAATGCCGCTTGAGGCAGATCCAACGATTCAATATATCATACCAGATGGACCAAGAAGATTGTTTTATAAAGATTTGAAAATTCAATCGCCATACAATACTTATCTTAACCCTGGATTACCACCTGGACCTGTGAATAATCCAAGCAGAAGCTCAATCCTTGCGGTTCTTTACCCCGAGAAAAATAAGTTTTTATATTTTGTCTCAGATGGAAGCGGAAGACATATATTTTCAAAAACTTATGAGGAACACTTAAAGGCAGTAAGAAGATATAGAAAAATTTTAGCGGAAAGGAAAAATCAGGAAAAAATCGCTGGCGAGAGTAAATGA
- a CDS encoding UbiX family flavin prenyltransferase gives MSDRRRIIIGVTGASGGIYAIRTIRAFLIYGFEVHLIISDYGNFVLKDECGVDLRGNEPMQVFKKMFGAEVENGSVVKYNFRDLAARISSGSFETDGMVVVPCSVKTLSGIANGISSNLIERSADVCLKENRPLVLVFRETPLNLIHIQNMLTLAQAGAKILPASPAFYQKPKTFEDLGDFIAGKVLSLFGIKHNLYKKWGEEI, from the coding sequence ATGTCTGATAGGCGGAGAATAATAATTGGCGTGACAGGTGCAAGTGGCGGAATTTATGCCATTAGAACAATAAGAGCGTTTTTAATTTACGGTTTTGAAGTGCATCTTATCATCTCGGATTATGGAAACTTTGTGCTGAAGGATGAGTGTGGGGTTGATTTAAGAGGCAATGAACCTATGCAAGTTTTTAAAAAAATGTTTGGTGCGGAAGTTGAAAATGGAAGCGTGGTGAAATATAATTTCAGGGATTTAGCCGCAAGAATCTCAAGCGGTTCTTTTGAAACAGATGGTATGGTTGTTGTTCCATGTTCTGTTAAAACTCTCTCTGGCATTGCAAATGGTATATCTTCAAATTTAATTGAGCGTTCCGCGGATGTTTGTTTAAAGGAAAATCGTCCCCTTGTTCTCGTATTTAGAGAAACACCATTGAATTTAATCCATATTCAGAACATGTTAACATTGGCACAAGCTGGAGCTAAAATTTTACCTGCTTCTCCTGCGTTTTATCAAAAGCCGAAAACATTTGAAGACCTTGGAGACTTTATCGCTGGAAAAGTTTTATCTCTTTTTGGTATAAAACATAATCTTTACAAGAAGTGGGGTGAGGAAATATGA
- a CDS encoding P1 family peptidase codes for MISQESEKRYRARELGIIVGVLPTGKYNAITDVKGVKVGHKTIIKGDSIRTGVTVIIPHEGDIFREKVPCAFYAGNAFGKFMGSTQIEELGELETPIALTNTLAVPKVADALIQYVLEKSGSEIRSINPVVGETNDGYLNKIQDRVITYQDVLDAINSAKSGEVEEGSVGAGTGTIAFGWKGGIGTASRVLPKNLGGWTVGVLVQTNFGGILTINGAPVGLELGKFFLKNELEEADGSIIIVVATDAPLMPNQLKRLAKRAMLGLARTGSPSTNGSGDYVIAFSTNPDCRIKMFDSYQPQQIKVLPNFALSPLFQAVVEATEEAIYNSILKAKTMSGYMGRKVEAIPIDKVQEILNRYNVINYDKKFKLR; via the coding sequence ATGATTTCGCAAGAGAGCGAGAAAAGATACAGAGCAAGGGAATTGGGAATCATAGTCGGTGTATTGCCAACGGGGAAATATAATGCAATTACCGATGTTAAAGGCGTCAAAGTAGGGCACAAGACGATAATAAAGGGAGATAGCATACGAACTGGTGTTACAGTGATAATTCCACATGAAGGGGATATTTTCAGGGAAAAAGTCCCTTGCGCTTTTTATGCTGGAAATGCTTTTGGTAAGTTTATGGGCTCAACTCAAATTGAAGAACTTGGCGAGCTCGAAACACCGATCGCTCTTACCAACACGCTTGCTGTGCCCAAGGTTGCGGATGCGTTAATTCAATATGTCCTTGAAAAATCTGGTTCAGAAATTCGTTCAATTAACCCGGTTGTCGGCGAAACAAATGATGGTTATCTAAACAAAATTCAAGATAGAGTCATCACATATCAAGATGTGCTTGATGCAATAAATTCTGCAAAATCTGGCGAAGTTGAAGAAGGTTCGGTTGGAGCTGGAACCGGAACAATTGCTTTTGGATGGAAAGGTGGAATTGGGACAGCGTCAAGGGTTTTGCCTAAAAATCTCGGTGGTTGGACGGTTGGAGTTTTAGTGCAAACTAATTTCGGTGGTATACTTACAATTAATGGTGCTCCCGTTGGGCTTGAGCTTGGCAAATTTTTTCTAAAAAATGAACTTGAAGAAGCAGATGGTTCAATCATAATTGTTGTTGCTACGGATGCTCCGCTTATGCCAAACCAATTGAAACGGCTTGCAAAAAGAGCAATGCTTGGGCTTGCGAGAACTGGTTCTCCGTCTACAAATGGAAGTGGTGATTATGTCATCGCTTTTTCAACTAATCCAGATTGCAGGATAAAAATGTTTGATAGTTATCAACCACAACAAATAAAGGTTTTGCCTAATTTCGCCCTTTCCCCGCTATTTCAAGCTGTTGTTGAAGCAACCGAAGAAGCAATTTACAATTCAATTTTAAAAGCCAAAACTATGTCTGGCTATATGGGAAGAAAAGTTGAAGCAATACCGATAGATAAGGTTCAGGAAATTTTGAATAGATACAATGTCATAAACTATGATAAAAAATTTAAGTTGAGGTGA
- a CDS encoding response regulator transcription factor, whose translation MIGKTIAIVEDDRDILELIALHVQKAGFKAKKFTDGESFLRYLSTDVPDLLILDLMLPDIDGLELCKTLRNSPATSKMPIIILTAKIDETDKIVGLELGADDYVTKPFSPRELIARVKAILRRTSQEKDKTEIIKIGDFLTIDVNKMEVFVEGEKVDLTLTEFKLLKHLAEKPGWVFSRERLLNAVWGGEKPVLDRTIDVHIKKLRDKLGKAGKLIKSVRGLGYKIEIE comes from the coding sequence ATGATCGGAAAAACAATCGCAATAGTTGAAGATGATAGGGATATACTTGAACTTATAGCATTACATGTGCAAAAAGCGGGCTTCAAAGCTAAAAAGTTTACAGATGGTGAATCTTTCCTTAGATATCTTTCAACAGATGTGCCTGATCTTTTGATCCTTGACTTAATGTTGCCAGATATTGATGGGCTTGAGCTTTGCAAGACATTAAGAAACAGCCCTGCCACATCAAAGATGCCAATTATAATTTTAACTGCAAAAATTGACGAAACAGATAAGATCGTCGGACTTGAACTTGGCGCAGATGATTATGTAACAAAACCATTTTCACCTCGTGAGCTTATCGCAAGAGTTAAGGCAATATTAAGAAGAACATCACAAGAAAAAGATAAAACAGAGATCATAAAAATTGGTGATTTCCTTACAATAGATGTAAATAAAATGGAAGTTTTCGTTGAAGGTGAAAAAGTTGATCTTACATTAACAGAGTTCAAATTGTTAAAACATCTTGCTGAAAAACCTGGATGGGTCTTCTCACGGGAGCGACTTCTTAACGCGGTGTGGGGAGGTGAAAAACCAGTACTTGATAGAACGATTGATGTGCACATAAAAAAACTAAGAGATAAACTTGGAAAAGCTGGAAAGTTGATCAAAAGTGTTAGAGGACTTGGTTACAAAATTGAAATTGAGTAA
- a CDS encoding ATP-binding protein — protein sequence MEKTRIKFFIFLILTVSLLLLKPWLGILSAIVFGLWCLKKIIIPLSEIENKIRNFFDLKKLPVDEITSQKLERGIDKLINECEKSQRKLSESERNLNVFLESLPDAVLVLKPNGKVKFYNHKFWDIFSKSGVLIQFDERYKTEKFYWEIIRDFNLIDFIKNVIEASESQAGTVISREIESDEKTFNVSAFKSEANEIFIIFEDITFAKELAEIKRELIENISHELKTPLSNIKGYIETIEEELENFAKKSKRAREILIYLEPVKRNTDRLIRIINDLLILSEVEAGVKFEEENINFGKIINGILKMYEKNLKDKKLSCDVKISNELPEFRADSYRIEQMLFNLIDNAIKYTDSGGIKICVEPFKNYPEKGASAIKITVEDTGIGIPKEHIPRIFERFYVVDKSRSRQTGGTGLGLSIVKHIVLMYNGTINVESKVGMGTKFEIIFPVKRQGKF from the coding sequence ATGGAAAAAACACGAATAAAATTCTTCATATTTTTGATATTAACGGTATCGCTACTACTTCTAAAACCCTGGCTTGGGATTTTATCTGCGATCGTATTCGGGCTTTGGTGTTTGAAAAAAATCATCATCCCATTGAGCGAAATTGAGAATAAGATTAGAAATTTTTTTGATTTGAAAAAATTGCCAGTTGATGAAATAACTTCACAAAAATTAGAAAGAGGGATTGATAAACTAATTAATGAATGTGAAAAAAGTCAAAGAAAACTTAGCGAAAGCGAGAGAAATTTAAATGTTTTTCTTGAGTCCTTGCCTGACGCAGTGTTGGTACTTAAACCTAATGGCAAAGTAAAGTTTTATAATCATAAATTTTGGGATATCTTCTCAAAATCCGGGGTGCTAATTCAATTTGACGAAAGATATAAAACGGAAAAATTTTATTGGGAGATCATCCGTGATTTTAACTTGATTGATTTTATTAAAAATGTCATTGAAGCATCAGAAAGTCAGGCGGGAACGGTAATCTCTCGGGAAATTGAAAGTGACGAAAAAACCTTCAATGTTAGTGCATTTAAGAGCGAGGCAAACGAGATCTTTATCATTTTTGAAGATATAACTTTTGCTAAGGAACTGGCAGAGATAAAGCGAGAACTCATTGAAAACATCTCTCATGAATTAAAAACCCCTCTTTCAAACATAAAGGGATACATTGAGACAATTGAAGAAGAACTTGAAAATTTTGCAAAGAAATCAAAGCGTGCTCGTGAAATTTTGATATATCTTGAGCCCGTAAAAAGAAATACAGACAGATTGATAAGAATTATAAATGACCTCTTGATCCTTTCCGAAGTTGAAGCAGGTGTAAAGTTTGAGGAGGAAAACATTAACTTTGGTAAAATCATCAACGGAATTTTAAAGATGTATGAGAAAAATTTGAAAGATAAAAAATTATCTTGTGATGTTAAAATATCAAATGAATTGCCTGAATTTCGCGCCGATTCATATAGAATTGAACAAATGCTTTTCAACCTTATTGATAATGCGATAAAATATACGGACAGCGGAGGCATAAAAATATGTGTTGAGCCTTTCAAGAATTATCCCGAAAAAGGAGCAAGCGCTATTAAAATAACAGTTGAAGATACAGGTATAGGGATCCCCAAAGAACATATCCCGAGGATATTTGAAAGGTTTTATGTAGTTGATAAATCAAGATCAAGGCAAACAGGTGGCACAGGGCTTGGTCTATCAATTGTAAAGCACATAGTGTTGATGTATAACGGCACTATAAATGTTGAAAGCAAAGTTGGAATGGGGACAAAGTTTGAAATTATCTTCCCAGTTAAAAGACAGGGAAAATTTTAA
- the pstS gene encoding phosphate ABC transporter substrate-binding protein PstS produces the protein MKTAKLILALSLLLSSSVFSQDKELLGAGATFPYVLYSKMFDDYYKKTGVKVNYQSIGSGGGIRQLKEKTVDFGASDAFLTDSQMKEFDAPVLHIPICLGAVVITYNLPGNPELKLTPDVIVDIFFGRIKKWSDPRIVQLNPDVKLPNLNITVIHRSDGSGTTFIFVDYLSKVSKEWEKKVGRGTSVAWPVGLGAKGNEGVTGLVKQIPGSIGYVELIYAKQNKLPMALIKNKKGKFIKPELSSITSAGNVKIPDDTRISITDTDAEEGYPISSFTWILVYKEQNYKNRSFEKSKELVKLLWWMIHEGQSHTEPLDYAKLPSEAVKKAEAIIKTITYNGKPIYKEAGIK, from the coding sequence ATGAAAACCGCAAAACTAATTCTTGCATTATCACTTCTATTAAGCTCATCTGTGTTTTCGCAGGATAAAGAACTTCTCGGAGCAGGCGCAACATTTCCGTATGTTCTCTATTCAAAAATGTTTGATGATTATTATAAAAAAACAGGTGTAAAAGTAAATTACCAGTCAATTGGCTCAGGCGGTGGGATAAGACAATTAAAAGAAAAAACAGTTGATTTCGGGGCTTCCGATGCTTTTCTTACTGATTCACAAATGAAAGAATTTGATGCACCTGTGCTCCATATACCAATTTGTCTTGGAGCCGTTGTGATTACATACAATTTGCCAGGTAATCCAGAACTTAAATTAACTCCTGATGTCATAGTTGATATTTTCTTCGGTAGAATCAAAAAATGGAGCGATCCAAGAATAGTACAGTTAAATCCTGATGTAAAACTGCCAAACTTAAATATAACTGTAATCCATAGGTCAGATGGAAGTGGAACGACTTTTATTTTCGTTGATTACCTTTCAAAGGTAAGCAAAGAATGGGAAAAGAAAGTTGGGCGTGGCACTTCTGTTGCTTGGCCTGTTGGACTCGGTGCCAAGGGAAACGAAGGAGTAACTGGACTTGTAAAGCAAATCCCAGGGAGCATTGGATATGTTGAGTTAATTTATGCGAAGCAAAACAAATTACCAATGGCTTTAATCAAAAATAAAAAAGGTAAATTTATAAAACCTGAACTATCATCAATAACCTCGGCTGGAAATGTTAAAATTCCGGATGATACGAGAATATCAATTACAGATACAGATGCAGAAGAAGGATATCCGATAAGCAGTTTCACATGGATACTCGTTTATAAAGAACAAAACTATAAAAACAGATCTTTTGAAAAGTCAAAAGAACTTGTGAAACTACTTTGGTGGATGATCCACGAGGGTCAATCACATACTGAACCGCTTGATTATGCAAAATTACCTTCAGAAGCAGTCAAAAAAGCGGAAGCAATAATTAAAACCATCACATATAATGGCAAACCAATCTATAAAGAAGCAGGCATTAAGTAA
- the pstC gene encoding phosphate ABC transporter permease subunit PstC: MANQSIKKQALSKDRIFNLILVISALVLILIGVGFFFSLLNASLLSFKKFGLAFFVGTNWDPVQEDFGALPYIYGTLITSFLALAISLPFSLAISIVLGEYFQKGFFAEVLRYLTELIAGVPSVVLGFWGLFFLVPLVREFEMKIGVTPYGVGILTASLILSFMILPYSASIGKDAMRLVPVELKEAAYALGATRWEMIKNVMIPYARSGIIAGVILSLGRALGETMAVTMVIGNYHGIPENIFSPGNTIASVIANEFTEATGEIYLSSLMYLGFTLFIITTVVNLTGRLILKKLQH; the protein is encoded by the coding sequence ATGGCAAACCAATCTATAAAGAAGCAGGCATTAAGTAAAGACAGGATATTTAACCTCATACTTGTAATATCAGCACTTGTTTTGATATTAATCGGTGTAGGATTTTTTTTCAGCTTGCTTAACGCATCGCTTTTATCCTTTAAAAAATTTGGTTTAGCATTTTTTGTAGGTACTAATTGGGATCCAGTTCAAGAAGACTTCGGGGCTTTGCCATACATTTATGGAACGTTGATTACATCATTTTTAGCTCTTGCTATTTCTTTACCTTTTTCGTTGGCAATAAGTATAGTTTTAGGGGAGTATTTTCAAAAAGGATTCTTCGCGGAAGTTTTAAGATACTTAACAGAACTAATAGCAGGTGTGCCATCGGTTGTGCTTGGTTTCTGGGGCTTGTTTTTTCTTGTTCCTTTGGTTCGTGAATTTGAGATGAAAATTGGTGTAACTCCTTATGGTGTTGGAATTTTAACGGCTTCACTTATCCTTTCATTTATGATTTTACCATATTCTGCATCAATTGGCAAAGATGCAATGCGTCTTGTGCCAGTTGAACTTAAAGAAGCAGCTTATGCTCTTGGTGCGACGCGTTGGGAGATGATAAAAAATGTAATGATTCCATACGCAAGATCTGGGATAATCGCTGGTGTTATCTTGTCGCTCGGTCGTGCACTTGGTGAGACAATGGCTGTTACAATGGTAATCGGAAATTATCATGGCATACCTGAAAATATATTTAGTCCTGGTAATACGATTGCAAGCGTTATTGCAAATGAATTCACAGAAGCAACAGGAGAAATTTATCTTTCAAGCCTAATGTATCTTGGCTTTACACTTTTCATAATAACAACAGTCGTAAACCTAACCGGAAGATTGATCCTTAAAAAACTACAACATTGA
- the pstA gene encoding phosphate ABC transporter permease PstA encodes MTVITILSTVPFILVLFFILKNGISVINWEFLTTLPKPVGEPGGGILNALVGTVMLISIALVISVPFGIMVGVYLAEHSESKVAFVARLVSEILQGVPSIVIGIIAYLWVVKPMGHFSALSGGVALGIMMLPLVIKATEEILKLIPREIKEASLALGVPYYRTILKVMIPAGLSGILTGILAGTARIAGETAPLLFTAFGNPFLNFDIFKPVSSMPLLIFTYAVSPYEDWWAKAWGASCILVIFVLFLNIATRMLSKR; translated from the coding sequence TTGACAGTTATAACCATTCTTTCAACTGTGCCTTTTATTCTTGTGCTTTTCTTTATCTTAAAAAATGGAATATCTGTTATAAACTGGGAATTTTTAACAACATTGCCGAAACCAGTAGGAGAACCTGGCGGTGGAATTTTGAACGCTCTTGTTGGAACTGTTATGTTGATATCTATCGCTTTGGTCATATCTGTTCCATTTGGAATTATGGTTGGAGTTTATCTTGCGGAGCATTCGGAAAGCAAGGTTGCTTTTGTAGCGCGACTTGTTTCAGAAATTTTGCAGGGTGTTCCATCCATCGTTATAGGAATAATTGCATATTTATGGGTAGTTAAACCGATGGGACATTTCTCAGCTCTATCTGGTGGAGTTGCGCTTGGAATTATGATGTTACCGCTTGTGATAAAAGCAACCGAAGAAATTTTGAAATTAATTCCAAGGGAAATAAAAGAAGCATCACTTGCCCTTGGTGTTCCATATTATAGAACAATTCTAAAAGTCATGATACCTGCGGGTTTAAGTGGCATATTAACAGGCATACTTGCTGGAACAGCCAGAATTGCTGGTGAAACAGCTCCGCTTCTTTTTACAGCTTTTGGAAATCCGTTCTTAAACTTTGACATTTTCAAACCAGTTAGTTCAATGCCACTTTTGATCTTCACCTATGCGGTGAGTCCCTACGAAGATTGGTGGGCAAAAGCTTGGGGGGCTTCTTGTATTTTGGTTATTTTTGTTTTATTTTTGAATATAGCAACGCGGATGCTAAGCAAAAGATAA